From the genome of Alicyclobacillus sp. SO9:
CTGTTAGTTGGCGAATATCCACAAGATAGGTCCGCCGATCAATTTGCACCTCTTCATGCAACGGAGCCCCGTTCAGTGTTAGCGATTGCATCTGCGTTCGAGCAGTCTCGCTAATTGGAATCGGATGGCGTTCATCCAAGACGGACGAGCTTTCGTCGGTGAAAATCACGTGATAATCCAGCTGACTGATGAGACTGTGGTGAATCCGCGTAATGTTTCTTTTTGTCTCTTCAAGCTCCATCCAGTTGGACAATGCAACACTTGACGACTGCAACAGCATTTTCGCTGCAGGTAACGTGTCTGCCTGAGGGGTCGCAACAGCCAATACGCCGACAAGTAGACCACTCTCTCTGAACTCTACTTGAACTCCAGCCCAATTCCAGGATTGCCACTGTGACGAAGAATCGGATGAGCTATAAATCGTTGTATCTGATTGTTCCGCCAAAGTACATGCAATTACATTTTTTTCGTCAGTGCAGTCCCCTGCGACAATCCCCGGTCCAATGCCAGCTCGGTGAAGAGACGAAATGACACTCTCATCCCCGAAGTCTGCGAGCACAATTCCATAAGGATCGCTGACAAGAATAGCGCATTGAAAACTGTCCATCGTCGCAAACAGACGTTTGAAGTGTTTTTCCGCAGCCTTTACGAAAATAGCATTTGCTGTACGCCGGGACTCAAGTTCTGATTGAATTACGTGTTCGGGTTTGTGTGACAGGAGGGATGGTTGAAAGACGACTTCAGAACGTCTCCAAGGTTCCGCCGCAGATTTACGGCGGGATTGCGATGACCCTCTTTTTACCACTTTTGAACCCACCTATTCTTTGTCAATGTATCTGTTACTTTGTCAATGTATTGGTTCATTTGTTATAGTACACAATTGTATTATCCTTTTTTTGAAGAAGAAGAACAACCCTTGGGAGAAGGAATAGTCAGGATTCGACAAAGGTTCTTAGTCTTCGCCGAATCCTGGAAGTGTTTTATAGATCGGTGTGTGATGCAATCAACGGTGCGTGATGCAATCAACGATGTGTGTAGCAATCAAGGAAGGTCAGCGGGGGGGTCACGCGCTCCCTATTTTGACCGCACCAGAACTTGGGCGGTGTCCTTGTGTTGCTTCGTGCAAATGTACAAACAAATCTTGTGTATTTCGATGAAGGGACTTAACTCCGGTTTCGGTTACCCCTCCTGGGACAGACACCTTTTCGACAACTTCGGAAAGTGTCATTCCCTGCTGTAGAAGTTCCGCCAGCCCAATGACCATTTTTGTGAGCAGGTATTCTGCTTCACCGTGGCTGACTCGTCCTGTGCCGGACGCAGCTTTCGCCCACTTGCCAAGCAACAGGGATAAAAACGCGGGGCCGCAGCTTGCGAGATCGGAAGCGATACGGATTTGTTCCGGATAAACCACATAGGGTGTCGCAATCTTTCTCAACAACTCTTCAAACTCTTCTTGGCTCTCGTCGTCAAAACGACCTCCGTAATTGACAAGTATAACTCCACTATGCGCCGTTTGTGTGATACTGGGAATCACTTTTGCGACCTTTGCTTTCGTGAAGCTCTCCATTGTGTCAGATGGGAGGGAACTGATGGTTGTAACGAGCATTTGATGAGGATCCATTTGTGGCCCAATACGTTGAAACAGCTTCAATCCGTCAGCATACTTAGTGCATACGAATACGATGTCGCTGTGACTTGTCAGTTCCTGAACACTTGAGGAGATTTTAATAGTGGTGGCGTCTTGTTGCAGTTTCTTTGCCTTTGCGGTTGTACGGTTAAAGATCCGCACAGTCAGGTCCCTGTGTGCCGCAAACGCTTTGGCCAGCATTCCTCCCA
Proteins encoded in this window:
- a CDS encoding nitrogen regulation protein NR(II) is translated as MVKRGSSQSRRKSAAEPWRRSEVVFQPSLLSHKPEHVIQSELESRRTANAIFVKAAEKHFKRLFATMDSFQCAILVSDPYGIVLADFGDESVISSLHRAGIGPGIVAGDCTDEKNVIACTLAEQSDTTIYSSSDSSSQWQSWNWAGVQVEFRESGLLVGVLAVATPQADTLPAAKMLLQSSSVALSNWMELEETKRNITRIHHSLISQLDYHVIFTDESSSVLDERHPIPISETARTQMQSLTLNGAPLHEEVQIDRRTYLVDIRQLTDHKGESKGTLGLFHDLSQHKRWESQLKDMEKMSTLTSLAAGIAHEIRNPLTAAKGFLQLFTERISDVEERRFLDLTVTELDRINALVKDFMSLARPVQTEYNRIDLSQAVSEAVHFTQPEAALHGVNFEVDMSDEPLWTWGDANHLKQVLLNVVQNALHACTSNRGTVTLAVKQMDAACVIEIHDTGIGIPKQEMDKIFQPFFTTKESGTGLGLAISRRIIEDHGGKIAIESQPNQGTTVRITLELLKNPRQISESAG
- a CDS encoding pyrroline-5-carboxylate reductase dimerization domain-containing protein, producing the protein MNIGVIGTGNMGGMLAKAFAAHRDLTVRIFNRTTAKAKKLQQDATTIKISSSVQELTSHSDIVFVCTKYADGLKLFQRIGPQMDPHQMLVTTISSLPSDTMESFTKAKVAKVIPSITQTAHSGVILVNYGGRFDDESQEEFEELLRKIATPYVVYPEQIRIASDLASCGPAFLSLLLGKWAKAASGTGRVSHGEAEYLLTKMVIGLAELLQQGMTLSEVVEKVSVPGGVTETGVKSLHRNTQDLFVHLHEATQGHRPSSGAVKIGSA